tgtcctcaccactgtcttgtagacctttcccttcctcctcgctgactctctcctatcacagagcccacctgatactttcctccatccattccagcctgcctgttcttcacctcctttccgcattctctccatcactctgcaccgtTGAGCCTaaaggtacctgaagtcctctcccgtctttacgtctattccttgtaacctcaacATGGCTACCCTGCATACTTATGCCTAtccaaaagtgtgtgtgtgtgtgtgtgtgtgtgtgtgtggagtgagGATATTACGAAGTTAAAAAGTTCAACAGTGTTATCCCATTGCTGTTATCTGCTTCCGACTGTTAATAGCAGAAGCCAGGTGATGatgttgaatgtatttttttgttttccatttgtaCAGTTGTCGAGGCCTTGACAAGGGCAGTCAGCATGCGCctgtcaggggaaaaaaagaagtgggAGGGTTCAGAGGGCACAAAGCAACCCGATGGAAGGATTGTCAATAGAGCATGTTGGCATTGGAGACCAGGAATCTGACACCAGGTTCTCACAAATACAGCCACTTGGAGCGGTGTCTCATCCTGAGTGACAGTCCACAAGACTCCAGGCGCCGACACCTCCTTATCGCTATGGCATGGAAGCGGGCAGAGCTGAGGCCCGCCAGGCATGTGATGCTGGAGGGACGGTGATTAAGGCTGCTGTTAGGCTGAGAGCGCTGCGATAACCTGACTATGAAACAGGGGCGTTCAAGATGTCAAAAAAAATATCACTCAGTGAATGTGTCGTTTTCGGATGTTTTATTTGAGCAACCGTACAAGATTAATGTCGGCGTGAGAACCAAAAGCGGGATACGATCGTTCCGAGGTGTGAAGATAAATTGTGCATTTTACAGCCAAAAAGCCACAAATGATGATTAAAATTCATTGAagatatatattcggatatttatCAAGCAAAAAGagaagggagaaagaaaaaaaagtcacatttttgtAGTAATTATTAAATATTGTTAGTGTCTCCGACATTCAGAACACAGGAACAAGCAATGCTCTTTACaaatctgcagcagcattttgactttgacatttttgactgACTGATATATAGCTTGTACGAAGGAACGTTTCAGTTATAGGAGTCATTTCTGgagaaaaagatgaagatggGAAGAATTCTTCAGAAGATCATCATCCAACGCTGCAACGGGGATAATCCAAACAAACGCAAACATATTCCAAAGTATTCACAAGAATGTTGTTTTAGATGATATCCCAACAAAGCTGCAGTATTAATCTCTTGATGTGACCCTACAATATGGAGTTAGTCTCATCTGAGACACGCTATCCAGACGAGTAGCATAACTTAGGTTGTCTTTTGTTTCACATTCATACCATGTTTGTCAGAATGCATCCAGCTGCTGCCATTTACAATTAGGTGTGATGCGTATTCTGAAAGGTAAACGCTGTGTGAAAGGACTTTGCAGGATACGCATTATACAATAATATCATAAAAAGTGATTTACCTTTGTACATTACAAATTTATACATCACATAGCACAGATTCGTGTCCGTCCCTAATTTACAACTAAGTCTAGACTTGTGTTTTTacacagatagatagatagatagatagatagatagatagatagatagatagatagatagatagatagatagatagatagatagatagatgatagatagatagatgatcgATAGATGAtaaatagatgatagatagatgatagatagatgatagatagatagatgatagatagattgatagatagatgatagatagatagatgatagatagatagatagatgatagatagatgatagatagatgatagatagatgatagatagatagatagatagatagatagatagatagatagatagatagatagatagatagaaagtagatagatagatagatagatagatagatagatagatagatagatagatagatagatagatagatgatagatgatagatagatgatagatagatgatagatagatgatagatagatgatacaGGACTATCTACAGCCACACTCTGCCACCACCATGCCCTCATACTTGTGTTTGAATGTGACAGCCTCGTTTTCATGATAAAGGAGCGAGATGGGCTCCAGCTTCGTGGGCACGCAGCAGGCACGCGATACCCTCTCTGGACTTTTAACACTCAGCAGTGACTGCACTATGGCATGTTTAGTAGGCGAGACCTCAGAGGTCATAGGTGGGTTGCAAACACCATTGCACTCATACGCCTCATAGCCCAGAGGCTGAATGACCCACGTGTCCCAGCCAATGTCTTTAAAATCCACAAAGAGTGGCGTCCTCTTGCACGGCTCGCGCTTAACGCTGCGGCGCATTCGGGAGGGTGCGTCATAGTTAAGCTTGGGCTGCAGCTCCAGAAGAGAGCCCCGCTCACCCCGGTTAGCGCGGTCACCGTTGCGATTAACGCGCCCCCCGAAAGGTTGTCGTTTCCAGCCCATGTCTCCGAGAAGGTCATTCTTGTGTTGGATCATCTGGTCGAGCTCCTGCTTGTCCAGTGTTTGGCCTCCGCTCTGATCCTCAGAGAATACGACCATCACTGCATTGTGTTTCCCCTCCAAGCTCCTGTCGATATCAACCTCAACCAACCTCCTGCCCGCCTCTGGCACGCCGTCTTGTGCCACCTTCTCTGACCTCAGAACTGCAACGCGCGCCTCTAGCCTGGGAGTTGCACACCCCGACTTCAGCCAGCGTCTGACCACATCAGTCAGGTCAAACGACACCCAGCTGTTATCTTTGGCATGGATATGCTTTGTCACCAGTTCCTCCAAATCcttcatctccaccacctcccctTTGCCCCTCCTTCTCCCTTTGTTCCCCGCCTCTTTTTCCCAAGCAGTGCCCTCGTGTGTTTTGTAGATGGTCACCTTGGAGTCGATGCCGGCGTGTGGTCTGTGGGCCCTCTGGACCTGGGTGAAAAGGTGAAGCTCAGCTGTAATTATGTGCTCATGATGGCACATTGAGACGTTGAACAGCAGAGGGTATATCCTGACACCCTGGGCTGTTATACTGTATGGGGAGgaatctgaaataaaaaaaatatcaacaaGTGTGCCTCAATGTCTTTGGAATGTTTCTGTGACCAAAAGTCAAGTTTGATCGTTAGGAATCAAGCTGCATGCAATAACGATAAAACTTTAATaggtgtgtttattttgtcatcatATTTCTCATCAAGTCttgtttgaatgaaaacaattCACATTTATAGCATTTTCATAAATCAGAGTTCGccaatattttaaatatttaagttatTCTAATGACAAATATGAGCACAATTtaatttcttaatttttttttcacaatttcCAAAAATATGACAGACAAACTTTAAAGCTGCAACTATGTAACTTTTAAAAGATTGTTGAGTCTCATCCCCGAGTTCGTCAAAAACCTCTAGGGTGGCCTCTGGGCCGAGTCTACAACCCAAATCTTAATGCATTTGACCACTTGGGAACAAAACTAAAGCGGACCTCTCTACCACAACAACTTAAAGATAGTTGTGCAGCCGATACGTTTTACAAGTTTGTACCTTCGTTCTTGAAACTTCGCACAATGTTGGCCGAAGGCACAGCAGCGGAGTCGTGGGTAAATCGGTCGTACAGCTCCAGCATGAACTCTGGTGGCTCCTCATGGGCAGATAGGGACCTGGTCTGGGGCCTCAGCTCTGTGACGTTTATTGTGGACAGAAAATGGCTCAGAAAGTCCTGCGCATCAAGTAGCGGATTAACACCCGCGCCCCTACTGACTGACGCCCTGTGATGGTTCTCAGGCGACCTGATGGGACTGCTCAAGCTCAAACCAGTCAACATCAGAAGCAGGACGCTCGCTGAGCGGACGAACGCAAGAATGGAGCGGAGTGAAACGGTCATAGTTGAGAGGAAGAGCAATTTAAATCCAGAGACAGTGTTTTCGGACGAGGAGATGTGACGGATCCTTTGGAGTGAATCTGCAAACTGGTTCAACCTTTTCGAGTAACGACTCTCCTTCATTAGCGGACAGCCGGTTGCTGTTGGGGACAATGAGAAAACGGCTTTGTCCTTGTTGATCTTGTGGTTTGGTTCCGAGGGCAGGGCTGCGCTGACATGTTcggccctcctctctctctctccccgccAACAGGAAGTAAGGACTATCCATGATTTCCGCAGATTTTGATTTCTTTGTTCTCTTATTTTATCGCCATTTACAGCCTACAAAACGTTTCCTTACAGCGTCTTTAGATTAACACCCTTGATTTATGAGTCTGCTGCATCATGCTggaaacaaatgtttattttattttattttattgtatatagATCAACTTAAATACCAAAAAGAGCAGGTCTCTTTATTCTACAGAGACTCAACGTTTTCCAGCATGAGGAGGCACTTGGTAACTGCTTTTAATCAAaaagaaattgtgtgtgtgtgtggggggggggggcaaacaaagtAATTTGACAAAATAACCAGAGCAATTCCTTAAAAAAAGGCGGTGTTAGTTTGAAGTCGGCGTGGGATGTAAATAACTTTAGATATTTGTTGTGAAAGAGTTGGTCACAGCATGGAAAATATGTTCAGTATGTTCCTCCTTTATGACTTTCAGTTTGTGACAGTCGAGACTGTTTTGAAAAGTGTTTTTGAAAAGTTGCATATCATACCGAGTGCCTGACCTCTTTTATGCCTGACAAATGCATCCTAACCCGAGTTGCTGTTTGaacttcagtcttttttttgaATCCTGCATGTGACATGATCAAAAATCAGGCACTGCAATGCTTCTTCATTTAAATCGTGATGTAGTAAGAGCACCtattagaatagaataaataTGATTGGTTGTTTCACTGAGTAGAATAAAATCTATAGtagaaaaatgtagaaataaataaataaaaaagagtaATTATgcacatcatttattttcattttcatttcacatcgcaatgcaaaataaaataaagaccaCTGCAAAGCAGAGTTGATTTGACTGTGAGATTATGTATGAGTTTTAGCTAATACACATTAATGACCTTTAATCAATAACATGAGTATTACAATAAATATTACAATATAAATACCTTCATTTAGAATATTAACAGTCCTTTGTTACAGATTTACAATCCCATTTTGCCTGTTATCAAAACAAATGGAATAGAGAGGATTTTAATGACCTCCGGGTCTATTCAGATTTAGGTTTATCGACAATA
The nucleotide sequence above comes from Brachionichthys hirsutus isolate HB-005 chromosome 19, CSIRO-AGI_Bhir_v1, whole genome shotgun sequence. Encoded proteins:
- the LOC137908966 gene encoding bone morphogenetic protein 10-like, which translates into the protein MTVSLRSILAFVRSASVLLLMLTGLSLSSPIRSPENHHRASVSRGAGVNPLLDAQDFLSHFLSTINVTELRPQTRSLSAHEEPPEFMLELYDRFTHDSAAVPSANIVRSFKNEDSSPYSITAQGVRIYPLLFNVSMCHHEHIITAELHLFTQVQRAHRPHAGIDSKVTIYKTHEGTAWEKEAGNKGRRRGKGEVVEMKDLEELVTKHIHAKDNSWVSFDLTDVVRRWLKSGCATPRLEARVAVLRSEKVAQDGVPEAGRRLVEVDIDRSLEGKHNAVMVVFSEDQSGGQTLDKQELDQMIQHKNDLLGDMGWKRQPFGGRVNRNGDRANRGERGSLLELQPKLNYDAPSRMRRSVKREPCKRTPLFVDFKDIGWDTWVIQPLGYEAYECNGVCNPPMTSEVSPTKHAIVQSLLSVKSPERVSRACCVPTKLEPISLLYHENEAVTFKHKYEGMVVAECGCR